The Neochlamydia sp. S13 genome has a segment encoding these proteins:
- the mutM gene encoding DNA-formamidopyrimidine glycosylase, translating into MPELPEVETIVRELIATGLVGKQIATAYVQWPRIIDTSDDQVFIHQIQGQSINNLERRGKYLVFTLSQSTLFVHLRMSGKFEWLANPLPIKKHEHIRLVFTDGTILRYEDPRKFGRWSLYSDSAEKLSRLGLEPLSSNFTCSALTSMLQKYASQIKPFLLNQKHIVGLGNIYVDEALWEAKINPQQLTNSLTKKEIKALHQAIRNVLNKGIENKGTSLGVGVSNYYSVSGRRGGHQHHLKVFRQQGLACSRCSTLIIKIVVAQRGTHLCPTCQKSEIFNEIKPL; encoded by the coding sequence ATGCCTGAGCTTCCAGAAGTAGAAACTATCGTACGAGAACTTATCGCGACTGGCTTAGTCGGTAAACAAATTGCAACCGCCTATGTACAGTGGCCTAGAATAATTGATACCTCGGATGATCAAGTATTTATACATCAAATCCAAGGTCAGTCTATTAATAACTTAGAAAGACGTGGAAAGTATTTGGTATTTACTTTGTCACAAAGTACTTTGTTCGTACACCTGCGTATGAGCGGTAAATTTGAATGGCTCGCCAACCCGTTGCCTATTAAAAAGCATGAACATATACGCCTAGTTTTTACAGATGGAACAATCCTACGTTATGAAGATCCCAGAAAATTTGGACGGTGGTCTTTATATAGTGACTCAGCAGAGAAATTAAGCAGACTTGGTTTAGAACCTCTCTCTTCTAACTTTACCTGCTCAGCATTAACTTCTATGCTGCAAAAGTATGCTTCTCAAATTAAACCCTTTCTTCTTAATCAAAAGCATATTGTAGGGCTAGGAAATATATATGTTGACGAAGCTTTATGGGAAGCTAAAATAAATCCCCAACAATTAACTAATTCTCTGACTAAAAAAGAGATAAAAGCATTACACCAAGCCATTCGAAATGTGCTAAACAAAGGGATTGAAAACAAAGGAACAAGTTTAGGTGTAGGAGTAAGTAACTACTATAGCGTTAGCGGAAGAAGAGGGGGTCATCAGCATCATTTAAAAGTTTTTCGCCAGCAAGGATTAGCCTGCTCAAGATGTAGCACACTTATTATTAAAATTGTGGTAGCCCAGCGAGGGACTCATCTTTGCCCCACTTGCCAAAAGAGTGAGATCTTTAATGAAATCAAGCCTTTATAA
- a CDS encoding 3-deoxy-D-manno-octulosonic acid transferase: MILSFLYDSMLCLLALLSLPKVSYDYFIKKKYQQSLARRLGFNFPLITKGERRLVWIHAVSVGEAKAATSLVKTLRTQLHDPVIVISSVTEAGHAEAKRSIPQADYHIYLPVDLAFIIRPIMKRAAPDLVILVETDFWYNFLKAAKDLGSLIVVVNGKISERSFQRFLKIPYFTHKLFSFIDLFCLQSKHYYERFNALGVDPHKMQITGNLKFDDEYPRFTAEQHAAWKKRFQIEEINQIVVLGSSHDPEEKMILEQMKIVWEELPHVKLIIVPRHPERFNEVARLLEKEFISYVRFSQIDQPVNNAKVILIDAMGLLRKCYQLADLAIVAGSYTARVGGHNILEPSWYGVPVLYGPYMHSQPELVELMEDYKAGRQVDINHLSHEMIVLLKDSQLRQSIGANGVRMFKDIKGATQKTWNFIEPLIKKNA, encoded by the coding sequence ATGATTCTATCTTTCTTATATGACTCCATGTTATGCCTCTTAGCCCTACTTTCTCTACCTAAAGTGTCCTATGACTATTTCATCAAAAAAAAATATCAGCAAAGCCTAGCAAGAAGGTTAGGATTTAATTTTCCCTTAATTACAAAAGGGGAGCGTAGGTTGGTATGGATCCATGCTGTCTCAGTAGGTGAAGCTAAGGCAGCTACTTCACTGGTTAAAACCCTAAGAACACAGCTTCATGATCCTGTAATTGTTATCTCAAGCGTCACTGAGGCAGGACATGCTGAAGCTAAGCGGAGTATCCCCCAAGCCGATTATCATATCTATTTGCCTGTCGATCTTGCTTTTATTATTCGTCCTATTATGAAACGAGCAGCTCCTGATTTGGTTATCCTCGTTGAAACAGATTTCTGGTATAATTTCCTTAAAGCTGCTAAAGACTTAGGGTCTTTAATTGTAGTAGTCAATGGTAAAATATCCGAACGTTCTTTCCAGCGATTTTTAAAAATTCCTTATTTCACTCATAAACTTTTCTCCTTTATTGACCTGTTTTGCTTGCAAAGCAAGCATTACTATGAACGTTTTAATGCTCTTGGCGTAGACCCGCATAAAATGCAGATTACGGGTAATTTAAAATTTGATGATGAGTATCCTCGTTTCACGGCTGAGCAACATGCCGCTTGGAAAAAACGATTTCAAATTGAGGAAATAAATCAAATCGTTGTGTTAGGTTCCTCTCATGATCCCGAAGAAAAAATGATACTGGAACAAATGAAAATTGTTTGGGAAGAACTACCTCATGTAAAGTTAATTATTGTACCAAGGCATCCAGAGCGATTTAATGAGGTGGCTAGGCTTTTGGAAAAAGAATTTATTTCCTACGTGCGTTTTAGCCAAATCGATCAGCCTGTTAATAATGCTAAAGTCATCTTAATTGATGCTATGGGGTTATTACGCAAATGCTATCAACTTGCTGATTTAGCGATTGTGGCAGGAAGCTATACCGCAAGGGTAGGTGGGCATAATATCTTAGAACCTTCTTGGTATGGCGTTCCAGTACTCTATGGGCCTTATATGCATTCTCAACCCGAGTTGGTAGAATTAATGGAGGATTATAAAGCGGGCCGTCAAGTAGATATTAATCATCTCAGCCACGAAATGATAGTACTACTAAAGGATTCTCAATTGCGGCAATCTATAGGAGCCAATGGTGTGCGCATGTTTAAAGATATTAAAGGAGCTACCCAAAAAACTTGGAATTTTATTGAACCCCTTATCAAAAAAAATGCCTGA
- a CDS encoding lipase maturation factor family protein, whose amino-acid sequence MQNFMESNATFIAGQWAFIKLLGLCYLLAFWSLFIQVKGLYGSKGILPMKEIFSGMRRRKTYKHYLKTPSIFWISTSDKMLRGVALVGIIGASLVLCGVAVSWMLFILCLLYLSYVSPSLYFLSFQWDVLLIEVGFAGFLLSLQSPPLPIAVFLLWVILFRLMFSSGIVKFLLGSQEWRNLSAMQYHYETQPLPNKIAYFLHHQPKWLSQLSTLAVFFFEIILPFFIFTNPDFRVYTFLILVLFQSILILTGNFTFFNGLTIALSFMLLEDNYLPWLQPYLPLSNSPRELFTSLWVSISAISLIVLNFFQLVQLFRSLPSVERVFAIISPFYLVNKYGLFSCMVTRRYEIEVQGSEDGRTWKIYEFKWKPGNLKISPRPAAPYQPRLDWQLWFAALGEVKHNPWFTRFIYRLMENSPEVVKLMKNNPFPDKPPTYMRANLYEYHFTTLQEKKESGNWWKRHYVGIYLPPVSKS is encoded by the coding sequence ATGCAAAATTTTATGGAGTCAAATGCTACCTTTATAGCAGGGCAGTGGGCATTTATCAAATTGTTAGGTTTATGTTACCTCCTTGCTTTCTGGTCCTTATTTATTCAAGTGAAAGGTTTATATGGGTCTAAAGGCATCCTTCCAATGAAGGAGATTTTTAGCGGCATGCGAAGGAGAAAAACGTATAAGCATTATTTAAAAACACCTTCTATATTTTGGATAAGCACGAGTGACAAAATGCTAAGAGGGGTAGCCTTAGTAGGAATAATAGGGGCAAGCCTAGTGCTTTGTGGGGTTGCTGTTAGCTGGATGCTCTTTATTCTTTGTTTATTATATTTATCTTATGTTTCTCCTTCTCTTTATTTTTTGTCTTTTCAATGGGATGTTTTATTGATAGAAGTAGGGTTTGCCGGTTTCCTTTTATCTTTACAATCGCCTCCTTTACCTATTGCTGTATTCTTATTGTGGGTTATTCTTTTTCGTTTAATGTTTTCTTCAGGGATAGTGAAATTTCTATTAGGGAGCCAGGAATGGAGGAATTTATCTGCCATGCAATATCATTATGAAACGCAGCCGCTTCCTAATAAAATAGCTTATTTCCTTCATCATCAACCCAAATGGTTATCTCAACTATCCACGCTTGCTGTCTTCTTTTTTGAAATTATTTTACCTTTCTTTATTTTTACTAATCCAGACTTCAGAGTTTATACCTTTCTTATCCTTGTATTGTTCCAATCGATCCTAATCTTAACAGGTAATTTTACTTTTTTTAATGGGCTTACTATTGCGCTTAGTTTTATGCTTTTGGAAGATAATTATTTGCCGTGGCTGCAACCCTACCTCCCGCTTTCTAATTCTCCAAGAGAACTATTTACTTCTCTTTGGGTCTCTATCTCAGCCATATCTTTGATCGTGCTAAATTTTTTCCAACTTGTCCAGCTTTTTCGCTCTTTACCTTCGGTAGAGCGGGTTTTTGCTATAATAAGTCCGTTTTATCTTGTCAATAAATATGGCCTGTTTTCATGTATGGTTACTCGGCGTTATGAAATTGAAGTGCAAGGAAGTGAGGATGGTAGGACATGGAAAATATATGAATTTAAATGGAAGCCTGGGAATCTTAAAATTTCTCCTCGCCCGGCAGCACCTTATCAGCCGCGATTAGACTGGCAGCTTTGGTTTGCTGCCCTTGGAGAAGTTAAACACAATCCCTGGTTTACACGTTTTATCTATCGATTAATGGAAAACTCGCCAGAAGTTGTAAAATTGATGAAAAATAATCCTTTTCCTGATAAGCCTCCTACATATATGCGAGCTAATCTCTATGAATACCATTTTACAACACTTCAAGAGAAAAAAGAGTCAGGCAATTGGTGGAAGCGTCACTATGTAGGCATTTATTTGCCTCCTGTGAGTAAAAGTTAA
- a CDS encoding carboxymuconolactone decarboxylase family protein — MLRVTPVLPEKAGPELKPLYEALEKKMGRVINIFQNMGNSPLTLKAFLALSEAAAHTHLSAKVREEIALTIGQANQCEYCVSAHTLSAKAHGIPEQEILLARKGEAQEPKTKAILKFVKIVVEKRGKVSEEDVVALKNEDVSDQELIEIVLNIAVNMFTNYFNNIIGTQVDFPEAPPLT; from the coding sequence ATGTTACGCGTCACCCCCGTTCTTCCTGAAAAAGCTGGACCTGAGCTTAAACCGTTATATGAGGCCCTAGAGAAAAAGATGGGTAGGGTTATTAATATTTTCCAGAATATGGGCAACTCCCCTTTAACCTTGAAAGCTTTTCTAGCTTTAAGCGAAGCTGCTGCTCATACTCATTTATCTGCAAAAGTTAGAGAGGAGATTGCTTTAACTATTGGCCAAGCTAATCAATGCGAGTATTGCGTATCTGCGCATACTCTTTCTGCTAAGGCGCACGGTATTCCTGAGCAAGAAATATTACTAGCGCGCAAGGGAGAGGCTCAAGAACCTAAAACAAAAGCCATTCTTAAATTTGTTAAAATAGTAGTAGAGAAACGAGGTAAGGTTTCTGAAGAAGATGTCGTCGCGTTAAAGAATGAAGATGTTTCTGATCAAGAACTTATAGAAATTGTGCTTAATATTGCTGTTAACATGTTTACCAATTACTTTAATAACATTATCGGCACTCAAGTAGATTTCCCAGAAGCTCCTCCTCTAACCTAA
- the tdh gene encoding L-threonine 3-dehydrogenase, which translates to MKALVKSYRKEGLWMEDVPIPSIKEDEVLIKTHKTSICGTDIHIYKWDAWAQKTIPVPMVVGHEYMGEIAEIGKNVKGLKVGDRVSGEGHITCGSCISCLKGQKHLCINTLGVGVHRHGCFAEYFNIPAENVFPLPPSIKDNVASIFDPYGNAVHTALTFDLTGEDVLITGAGPIGIMAAAIAAKAGAHQVVITDVNEYRLQLAKKLGAQTIVNVANTSLKEVMKALDIQNGFTVGMEMSGHPDGLRTLLENAHHGGKIALLGILPAECLIDWDLVIFKMLTIKGIYGREIFSSWFKMVNLLESGLEIEPLITHHYPIDKFETGFEVMMSGQSGKVILDWLEGT; encoded by the coding sequence ATGAAAGCTTTAGTTAAGAGTTACCGCAAAGAAGGCCTATGGATGGAAGATGTTCCCATCCCTTCCATTAAAGAAGATGAGGTTTTAATTAAAACACATAAAACTTCTATCTGTGGCACAGATATTCATATTTATAAGTGGGATGCCTGGGCACAAAAGACGATTCCTGTACCTATGGTAGTGGGGCATGAATACATGGGAGAAATCGCTGAGATAGGTAAAAATGTTAAAGGCCTTAAAGTAGGCGATCGCGTGAGCGGCGAGGGGCACATTACCTGTGGCAGCTGCATTTCCTGCCTTAAAGGCCAAAAGCATCTATGTATAAACACTTTAGGTGTAGGCGTTCATCGGCATGGCTGTTTTGCTGAATACTTTAATATCCCCGCCGAAAACGTCTTTCCCCTCCCTCCTTCCATTAAAGATAATGTCGCATCCATCTTTGATCCTTATGGAAATGCTGTACATACTGCTCTTACCTTTGATCTTACAGGAGAAGATGTTCTTATTACCGGTGCGGGGCCTATAGGCATAATGGCAGCCGCCATAGCTGCTAAAGCTGGAGCTCATCAAGTAGTCATTACCGATGTGAATGAATACCGGTTACAGCTAGCTAAAAAGCTAGGTGCACAAACAATAGTCAATGTAGCTAATACTTCTTTAAAAGAGGTTATGAAAGCTCTCGATATTCAGAATGGCTTTACTGTGGGCATGGAAATGTCCGGACACCCGGATGGTTTAAGAACGCTTTTAGAAAATGCTCATCATGGTGGGAAGATTGCTTTGCTGGGTATTTTACCTGCCGAATGCTTAATTGATTGGGACCTTGTTATCTTTAAAATGCTGACTATTAAAGGCATTTACGGAAGAGAAATTTTTTCTAGCTGGTTTAAAATGGTTAATTTATTGGAAAGTGGCCTTGAAATAGAGCCGTTAATTACCCACCACTATCCTATTGACAAATTTGAAACTGGGTTTGAAGTGATGATGTCAGGTCAATCAGGAAAAGTTATTTTAGACTGGCTAGAGGGCACCTGA
- a CDS encoding S9 family peptidase, which produces MERVEEKEAIVLEVEGYKLFGVLHLPLKGEKVPGILMCHGLAGNKIGRFRTAVTLAKELAKRGIASLRIDFRGCGDSDGDFCEASVKGLLKDAGASLSYLQKHARIDPYRLGVMGRSFGAAIALMAAHSHKNIKSLALWAPLYNTAQWQEAWRIFHDVHTPAKVREQLLSIEGQQGSPIFFEEFFNVDLAPTLEALADVPLLHIHGLKDSVVKVDHANLYENKRSTARATSKFIKIPKGDHHFTHKNDQELVIAETVNWFKATL; this is translated from the coding sequence ATGGAAAGAGTAGAGGAGAAAGAAGCTATCGTTCTTGAAGTGGAAGGATACAAGCTCTTTGGTGTTTTACACCTTCCTTTAAAGGGAGAAAAAGTTCCTGGTATTTTAATGTGCCATGGTTTAGCAGGGAATAAGATAGGCCGTTTTCGCACTGCTGTTACTTTAGCTAAAGAATTAGCAAAGAGGGGAATAGCATCCCTTCGTATAGACTTTCGAGGTTGTGGCGATAGCGATGGAGATTTTTGCGAAGCAAGTGTGAAAGGATTGTTAAAAGATGCCGGCGCCAGCTTAAGCTATTTGCAAAAGCATGCGCGTATTGATCCTTATCGTCTAGGTGTTATGGGCCGCTCTTTCGGTGCGGCAATAGCTCTTATGGCAGCGCACTCGCATAAGAACATTAAAAGCCTTGCTTTATGGGCTCCTCTATACAACACAGCACAGTGGCAAGAGGCCTGGCGTATTTTCCATGACGTTCATACACCTGCAAAGGTACGCGAACAATTGCTAAGCATTGAGGGACAACAAGGTAGCCCTATATTTTTTGAGGAGTTCTTCAATGTTGATCTAGCACCTACTTTAGAAGCCTTAGCCGATGTGCCTTTGTTGCATATCCACGGGCTAAAAGATAGCGTGGTTAAAGTAGATCATGCAAACCTATATGAAAATAAACGCTCAACTGCGCGAGCAACCTCTAAATTTATAAAAATACCAAAAGGGGACCATCATTTTACCCATAAAAATGATCAAGAGTTAGTTATTGCTGAAACAGTCAATTGGTTTAAAGCCACATTGTGA
- a CDS encoding HdeD family acid-resistance protein: protein MNILQKYRIAFIVESILLIILGGIAITAPFIATLSIELIVGSIIFLGGGAQLYKSFKAIHEPGGALSLACAIISMLVGACMLIYPMAGMQTLTLLTALFFLVEGIIKISISLEIKGTPNWGWLLSSGIIALLMSGIILSDWPETSRWIIGPLVGINMTWFGFSLLALAIHIPTTK, encoded by the coding sequence ATGAATATTTTACAAAAGTATCGCATAGCTTTTATTGTGGAAAGCATTTTATTAATTATTTTAGGAGGGATAGCTATTACTGCCCCTTTCATAGCGACCTTAAGTATTGAATTAATAGTAGGGAGTATTATTTTTCTAGGAGGGGGCGCTCAACTTTATAAATCTTTTAAAGCTATCCATGAACCCGGGGGAGCCTTATCGTTGGCTTGTGCGATTATCTCTATGTTAGTAGGAGCTTGCATGCTTATCTATCCTATGGCAGGTATGCAAACTCTTACTCTACTAACTGCCCTCTTTTTTTTGGTTGAAGGCATCATTAAAATAAGCATTAGTCTTGAAATAAAAGGTACACCTAATTGGGGGTGGCTGCTTTCTAGCGGAATTATTGCCCTTTTGATGTCAGGTATTATTCTCTCAGATTGGCCCGAAACTTCTCGATGGATAATTGGCCCATTGGTAGGAATTAATATGACTTGGTTCGGATTTTCACTCTTAGCGCTCGCTATTCACATTCCTACCACTAAGTAA
- a CDS encoding DUF167 domain-containing protein — protein sequence MFKSNLAPIYLPIKVVLKAKKSEIAGWENDRLRIRLSAIPEKGLANDELLRLLSITLGIPKTSLQIVQGKTARLKIVRIEGLSPQTLHHILLSK from the coding sequence ATGTTTAAAAGCAATTTAGCTCCCATCTATCTGCCTATTAAAGTCGTTTTGAAAGCCAAAAAAAGTGAAATAGCAGGCTGGGAAAATGATCGCCTCAGAATACGTCTTTCCGCTATTCCTGAAAAAGGGCTAGCGAACGATGAGCTGCTTAGGCTTCTTTCCATTACTTTAGGTATCCCTAAAACTTCTCTGCAGATTGTGCAAGGAAAAACCGCGCGCCTAAAAATCGTTCGTATTGAAGGGCTTTCCCCTCAAACGCTTCATCATATTTTATTGTCTAAATAA
- a CDS encoding HAD family phosphatase codes for MKSSLYKQVIFDLGGVLFYWNPKEVSRLLKEKDPDFPLHIEKIIYTQTWTDLDAGILSLEEAVQQLSTWYPRQYIERFVSLSLEKLVPLEKGISLLKQVQAKEKQTFILSNISGEFFKKISLYKSLLDSFDGAVFSYEIHTVKPHRKIYQFLLDKYFLKPEECLFIDDSLANVATAQKMGIDAIVCQEHQHVHDELLRLKII; via the coding sequence ATGAAATCAAGCCTTTATAAGCAAGTAATTTTTGATCTAGGAGGAGTGCTTTTTTATTGGAATCCTAAAGAAGTTTCACGTCTTCTTAAAGAAAAAGATCCTGATTTCCCTCTGCATATCGAGAAAATTATTTACACACAAACGTGGACTGATTTAGACGCAGGAATCCTTTCTTTAGAGGAAGCTGTGCAGCAGCTTAGTACTTGGTACCCCCGTCAATATATTGAACGTTTTGTTAGCCTTTCTTTAGAAAAGCTAGTGCCTCTAGAAAAAGGAATTAGTCTTTTAAAACAAGTTCAAGCAAAGGAAAAGCAAACTTTTATTCTATCTAACATTTCGGGAGAGTTTTTTAAGAAGATATCTCTATACAAAAGCCTTTTAGATAGCTTTGATGGCGCCGTCTTCTCCTACGAAATTCATACCGTTAAGCCACACAGAAAAATTTATCAATTTCTCTTAGACAAATACTTTTTGAAGCCAGAGGAATGTCTATTTATTGATGATTCTTTAGCAAATGTAGCAACTGCCCAGAAGATGGGTATCGATGCAATTGTCTGTCAAGAGCACCAGCATGTACACGACGAGCTCCTAAGGTTAAAAATTATTTAA
- a CDS encoding glycine C-acetyltransferase, with protein sequence MDQSFLKNLKQQIEQLKNTGLYKKESEIISPQQSTITLANGNKVLNLCANNYLGLANNQQIIKAAQESYDKYGYGLSSVRFICGTQSIHHALENKISHFLKTEDTILYSSCFDANGGLFETLLGSEDAVISDALNHASIIDGIRLCKAKRLRYQNNDIEDLERQLIEAKECRFKMIATDGVFSMDGSIANLKAICDLADKYEAIVMVDDSHAVGFLGEKGGGTPEHCEVIGRVDIITGTLGKALGGASGGYTSGRKEIVEWLRQRSRPYLFSNTLAPAIAYASIKCLEIVENGQNLRKKLKDNSLYFREKMTQLGFKLLPGEHPIIPVMIGDAVLAQQMAARMLEQGVYVIGFCYPVVPQGQARIRTQMSAAHHKEELDMAIQAFENVGKEFKII encoded by the coding sequence ATGGATCAATCTTTTCTAAAAAATCTCAAACAGCAAATTGAACAACTTAAAAATACGGGTCTATACAAAAAAGAATCTGAAATTATTTCTCCTCAGCAATCTACCATTACCCTAGCTAATGGGAATAAGGTGCTAAATCTTTGTGCCAATAACTACCTTGGCCTAGCTAATAATCAACAAATCATTAAGGCTGCTCAAGAAAGTTATGATAAATATGGATATGGTTTGTCTTCGGTACGTTTTATCTGTGGCACGCAAAGCATACATCATGCGCTGGAAAATAAAATTTCTCATTTTTTGAAAACTGAGGACACTATTCTTTATTCTTCATGCTTCGATGCCAATGGAGGCCTTTTTGAAACTCTTTTAGGTAGTGAAGATGCTGTTATTAGTGATGCTTTAAATCATGCTAGCATTATCGATGGAATAAGACTTTGTAAAGCCAAGCGTTTGCGCTATCAGAACAATGATATAGAAGATCTAGAAAGACAATTAATAGAGGCTAAAGAGTGTCGATTTAAAATGATTGCTACCGATGGTGTATTTTCTATGGATGGCAGCATTGCTAACTTAAAAGCCATCTGTGATCTAGCAGACAAATATGAGGCGATTGTTATGGTAGATGATTCGCATGCTGTAGGCTTCTTAGGGGAAAAAGGAGGCGGCACACCAGAACATTGCGAGGTTATCGGACGGGTAGATATTATTACCGGTACTTTGGGAAAAGCGTTAGGTGGTGCCTCGGGAGGTTACACTTCAGGACGTAAAGAAATTGTAGAATGGTTAAGACAACGTTCAAGGCCTTATCTTTTTTCTAATACCCTCGCACCTGCTATCGCGTATGCTTCCATAAAATGTTTAGAAATAGTAGAAAATGGCCAGAATTTGAGAAAGAAATTAAAAGATAATAGTCTCTATTTCCGTGAAAAAATGACCCAATTAGGTTTTAAGCTCCTACCTGGTGAACATCCTATTATTCCTGTCATGATAGGTGACGCAGTCTTAGCTCAGCAAATGGCTGCTCGTATGTTAGAGCAGGGAGTCTATGTGATAGGGTTTTGCTATCCTGTCGTCCCTCAAGGACAAGCACGTATACGTACGCAAATGTCAGCAGCCCACCATAAAGAAGAATTAGATATGGCCATACAAGCATTTGAAAATGTTGGCAAAGAATTTAAAATCATCTAA
- a CDS encoding diphosphate--fructose-6-phosphate 1-phosphotransferase codes for MPSTLQKIRMEYQPLLPPLLNDIHSLALIPTGNLVVKDSALAHLFPHTYQRPHLKVAKSQIQEQFPMRIGFVFSGGQAAGGHNIASGLFDSLKKLHVDSQLFGFLGGPDGIVKNKYIEINAEVLASYRNQGGFNLIGAGRTKIETSQQFLAAAQTVKDLKLDGLVIVGGDDSNTNAALLAEYFLSQGMATKVIGVPKTIDGDLKNEFIELSFGFDSATKTYSEFVGNILVDALSAEKYTFFIKLMGRTASHIVLEVALNTHPNLALIGEEVEAQGWTLQDITHIIADLIIERAKSGKNYGAILIPEGLIEFIPEYKILIKELNTLLSTKQMYAEKIESLIPNQEKINYIKSFLSLKAQQSLQTLPEDIQMQLLLDRDPHGNVQVAKIDTERLLIETVRQELTKRLAQHSSVVKFNPQPLFCGYEGRACLPSNFDSQYCYTLGHLATLLIQAGATGYMACIQKLNEPIENWELCGVPLVSMIHLEERHGKTKPVIKKALVELTSPIFNYFKQESVKWRLNDDYINPGPMQFFGPEEITHSKPFTLMNKNSR; via the coding sequence ATGCCTAGTACTTTACAGAAAATCCGCATGGAATACCAACCTTTGTTACCGCCTTTATTAAATGACATCCATTCACTTGCTCTTATTCCTACCGGCAATTTAGTGGTGAAAGATTCTGCCTTAGCACATCTCTTTCCCCATACTTATCAGCGACCTCACTTAAAAGTCGCAAAGAGCCAAATTCAAGAACAATTTCCTATGCGTATAGGCTTTGTGTTTTCTGGAGGTCAAGCAGCCGGAGGACACAATATTGCTTCTGGGTTGTTTGATTCTTTAAAAAAATTGCATGTTGATAGCCAGCTCTTTGGATTTTTAGGAGGACCCGATGGTATCGTTAAAAATAAATATATAGAAATTAATGCGGAAGTTTTAGCTTCTTATCGTAATCAAGGGGGCTTTAATTTAATTGGAGCAGGTAGGACAAAGATAGAAACCTCACAGCAATTTTTAGCAGCTGCTCAAACAGTAAAAGATTTAAAGCTCGATGGTTTGGTTATTGTGGGTGGGGATGACTCTAATACAAATGCCGCTTTGCTTGCAGAGTATTTTTTAAGCCAGGGAATGGCTACTAAAGTAATTGGTGTACCCAAGACAATTGATGGGGATTTAAAAAATGAATTTATTGAACTTTCTTTTGGGTTTGATTCGGCCACAAAAACATATTCTGAATTTGTAGGAAATATTCTTGTCGATGCTTTATCGGCAGAAAAATATACATTTTTTATCAAGCTTATGGGGCGAACAGCTTCTCATATTGTGCTAGAAGTGGCTCTGAACACCCACCCCAATTTGGCTCTTATTGGAGAAGAAGTTGAAGCGCAAGGATGGACTCTTCAAGATATTACCCATATAATAGCGGACTTAATAATTGAACGTGCTAAAAGTGGCAAAAACTATGGCGCCATATTGATCCCTGAAGGGCTTATTGAATTTATTCCAGAATACAAAATCCTAATCAAAGAATTGAATACCCTCTTAAGCACAAAGCAAATGTATGCTGAAAAAATTGAATCTTTAATACCTAACCAAGAAAAAATTAATTATATTAAATCTTTTCTTTCTTTAAAAGCTCAGCAAAGCTTACAAACTTTACCCGAAGATATTCAAATGCAGCTATTGCTGGATCGTGACCCTCATGGCAATGTACAAGTAGCTAAAATTGATACCGAGCGTCTTCTTATTGAAACTGTCCGCCAAGAGTTAACAAAACGATTAGCTCAACATTCTTCCGTGGTAAAATTTAATCCTCAGCCTCTATTTTGCGGTTATGAAGGTCGCGCTTGCTTACCTTCTAATTTCGATAGCCAATACTGTTATACCTTAGGTCATCTAGCTACATTATTGATTCAGGCGGGAGCAACTGGCTATATGGCATGCATACAAAAATTGAATGAGCCTATAGAAAATTGGGAACTTTGTGGTGTACCTCTTGTTTCTATGATTCATTTAGAAGAACGTCATGGAAAAACTAAGCCGGTGATTAAAAAAGCATTAGTCGAATTAACAAGCCCTATCTTTAATTATTTTAAGCAAGAAAGTGTCAAATGGCGCTTAAATGATGATTATA